A window of Corvus hawaiiensis isolate bCorHaw1 chromosome 17, bCorHaw1.pri.cur, whole genome shotgun sequence contains these coding sequences:
- the ARFRP1 gene encoding ADP-ribosylation factor-related protein 1, whose translation MYTLLSGLYKYIFQRDEYCVLILGLDNAGKTTFLEQTKTRFNKNYKGMSLSKITTTVGLNIGTIDVGKTRLMFWDLGGQEELQSLWDKYYAESHGVIYVIDSTDEERLSESKRAFEKMITSEALEGVPILVLANKQDVETCLSIPDIKTAFSDCINKIGKRDCLTQACSALTGKGVNEGIEWMVKCVVRNIHRPPRKKDIT comes from the exons ATGTATACGCTGCTGTCAGGGCTCTATAAATACATATTCCAGAGGGATGAGTACTGTGTCCTGATCCTGGGTTTGGACAATGCTGGTAAAACT ACCTTCCTTGAACAAACTAAAACCCGATTTAACAAGAACTACAAAGGGATGAGTTTGTCCAAAATCACAACCACTGTAGGCTTAAACA TTGGAACTATTGATGTTGGCAAAACTCGGCTGATGTTCTGGGATCTTGGCGGGCAGGAGGAACTGCAGTCACTTTGGGACAAG TACTATGCTGAATCTCATGGGGTGATCTATGTTATTGACTCCACTGATGAGGAGAGGCTCTCTGAGTCCAAAAGAGCTTTTG AGAAGATGATTACCAGCGAAGCTCTGGAAGGGGTTCCCATTCTGGTGTTGGCCAACAAGCAGGATGTAGAG ACTTGTCTGTCAATTCCTGACATCAAGACAGCATTTAGTGACTGCATTAACAAAATTGGGAAGAGAGACTGCCTGACACAAGCCTGCTCGGCCCTTACTGG CAAAGGGGTGAACGAAGGAATTGAGTGGATGGTGAAGTGCGTGGTGAGGAACATCCACCGGCCCCCAAGAAAGAAGGACATCACGTAG
- the TNFRSF6B gene encoding tumor necrosis factor receptor superfamily member 6B isoform X2, protein MPSCHVPSLRHPSKWMFPPLLLLLAELACDAQPTYQWKDAVTSERITCQQCPPGTFVAQHCSRDRATVCEPCPDLHYTQYWNYLEKCRYCNVICGEKQVEVQQCNATHNRACQCQQGYYSNMEFCIRHSECPPGSGIVKPGTPFEDTQCHDCPHGFFSSNSSTNPCQPHQDCEQQGKVTNVQGNKYHDTLCMSCRLERGNTTQGPEDDDCEQAMIDFVVYQNIPIKKLKRLQQILERSPKKQVPWTRAAIQEKFRAFLTHKKEEHSEVTKELLVALRLVKLHSIEEKVRKRFRLP, encoded by the exons ATGCCATCCTGCCACGTGCCGAGTTTGAGGCATCCATCCAAG TGGATgtttccccctctcctccttttGCTGGCTGAGCTGGCCTGCGATGCCCAACCCACGTACCAGTGGAAGGATGCTGTGACGAGCGAGAGGATCACGTGCCAGCAGTGCCCGCCGGGGACCTTCgtggcacagcactgctccagggacagaGCCACGGTGTGCGAGCCCTGCCCGGATTTGCACTACACTCAGTACTGGAACTACCTGGAGAAGTGCCGGTACTGCAACGTCATCTGCGGGGAGAAGCAGGTGGAGGTGCAGCAGTGCAATGCCACACACAACCGTGCctgccagtgccagcagggcTACTACTCGAACATGGAGTTCTGCATCAGGCACTCCGAGTGCCCGCCAGGCTCTGGTATTGTGAAGCCAG GTACCCCCTTTGAGGACACCCAGTGCCACGACTGTCCCCACGGCTTCTTCTCCTCCAACTCCAGCACCAATCCATGCCAGCCACACCAGGACTGTGAGCAGCAGGGGAAGGTCACCAACGTGCAGGGCAACAAGTACCATGACACCCTCTGCATGTCCTGCAGACTGGAGAGAGGCAACACCACACAGGGACCAG AAGACGACGACTGCGAACAAGCCATGATAGACTTCGTGGTGTATCAGAACATCCCCATCAAGAAGCTGAAGCGTCTGCAGCAGATCCTGGAGCGCTCACCGAAGAAGCAGGTACCATGGACCAGGGCAGCCATCCAGGAGAAATTCCGGGCTTTCCTCACTCACAAGAAGGAGGAGCACTCCGAAGTcaccaaggagctgctggtcgCGCTGCGCCTGGTCAAGCTCCACTCTATTGAGGAGAAGGTCCGCAAGCGCTTCCGGCTGCCCTGA
- the TNFRSF6B gene encoding tumor necrosis factor receptor superfamily member 6B isoform X1, with translation MPSCHVPSLRHPSKWMFPPLLLLLAELACDAQPTYQWKDAVTSERITCQQCPPGTFVAQHCSRDRATVCEPCPDLHYTQYWNYLEKCRYCNVICGEKQVEVQQCNATHNRACQCQQGYYSNMEFCIRHSECPPGSGIVKPGTPFEDTQCHDCPHGFFSSNSSTNPCQPHQDCEQQGKVTNVQGNKYHDTLCMSCRLERGNTTQGPAAEDDDCEQAMIDFVVYQNIPIKKLKRLQQILERSPKKQVPWTRAAIQEKFRAFLTHKKEEHSEVTKELLVALRLVKLHSIEEKVRKRFRLP, from the exons ATGCCATCCTGCCACGTGCCGAGTTTGAGGCATCCATCCAAG TGGATgtttccccctctcctccttttGCTGGCTGAGCTGGCCTGCGATGCCCAACCCACGTACCAGTGGAAGGATGCTGTGACGAGCGAGAGGATCACGTGCCAGCAGTGCCCGCCGGGGACCTTCgtggcacagcactgctccagggacagaGCCACGGTGTGCGAGCCCTGCCCGGATTTGCACTACACTCAGTACTGGAACTACCTGGAGAAGTGCCGGTACTGCAACGTCATCTGCGGGGAGAAGCAGGTGGAGGTGCAGCAGTGCAATGCCACACACAACCGTGCctgccagtgccagcagggcTACTACTCGAACATGGAGTTCTGCATCAGGCACTCCGAGTGCCCGCCAGGCTCTGGTATTGTGAAGCCAG GTACCCCCTTTGAGGACACCCAGTGCCACGACTGTCCCCACGGCTTCTTCTCCTCCAACTCCAGCACCAATCCATGCCAGCCACACCAGGACTGTGAGCAGCAGGGGAAGGTCACCAACGTGCAGGGCAACAAGTACCATGACACCCTCTGCATGTCCTGCAGACTGGAGAGAGGCAACACCACACAGGGACCAG CCGCAGAAGACGACGACTGCGAACAAGCCATGATAGACTTCGTGGTGTATCAGAACATCCCCATCAAGAAGCTGAAGCGTCTGCAGCAGATCCTGGAGCGCTCACCGAAGAAGCAGGTACCATGGACCAGGGCAGCCATCCAGGAGAAATTCCGGGCTTTCCTCACTCACAAGAAGGAGGAGCACTCCGAAGTcaccaaggagctgctggtcgCGCTGCGCCTGGTCAAGCTCCACTCTATTGAGGAGAAGGTCCGCAAGCGCTTCCGGCTGCCCTGA